The genome window GACAAGACAGTCATTTCCCTTGCGTCCCGACCCTGCCGTATACCACCATTTGACAGGGATAGTGAGTGCAATGATGCGAATGTAGCTTGTCATGTATACCGTATTACGGTATACTGTACCATATATGATCCAAAAATAGCTGAGGAAGAACTATCCTGTCAACGAAAAAAATATTCCCCTCTTTTGACCTGGCCCTAAAATTCAGACTGCGGAAGCGGGTTACAATGTTGTGGTCGCGGAGTTAATCCATAGTATTCGCTCTGTTTTTCTTTTCCTGGCGGCATCTCCGCGCAGCGTGATAACGCTTCTTTCAATATGAATATCATCCCAACGGAAAACCAACAGCCCGCCTGACAGCCCGTTCCACCCTTTTCCATGTACAAAATTTTGGCGTTGACGTTCCTTGGGCTTGGGTCTAGGGGGGAATCGTCGGAAAGAAGTTCTGTGTCTGCCGACGGGTTTCACCTTAACCGGATGGATGCCATGCGCATGTCCATGTGTCTTTTCAGAGTTGCGGCCTTGCTGCTTATCCCGCTCTTGGCGATGAGTCCGCGCGCCGTGGCCGGTTTCATTCCCACCCTGCACAATCTTTCGGATGAGGGCGCGCGCCGGCTGGAGGCGGCGCGGCAGGACCTGGAAGGGCGGATCGTGCGTCAGTATCTCATGGCGCGCGGCCAGAAGGAAGAAGCGGCGGCCGGAACCGTGGCCGGTATGAGCGACAAGCAACGCCGCAGGACCATTGATGTGGACATCCCCAGATACATCAAGGGGAATTCCGGCGACGCCCTGCTGATCCTGCTGGGGATCCTGCTTGTGGGCGGCGTCGTGCTCGGGGCCGCGCTGGGCGGCGGTTCTTCCCAGTGCGATGACGACGATTATCACAGAAATTACTGCTGCCCCTGAGACGGCGAGGAAAGGAGGATCTGCCATGCGCATATCGCTCAACAGTCTGGGCCGTCTTGCGGGTGGGGCGTTGCTGCTCTGTTGCGCGGCCTGCGGGCCGCATTATCTGTCTGATCCGCTGACGCCCGAGGAGCATCTGACTCTGGGCAAGGCCTATGAGGCACGCGGCGAAAACGAACGCGCCCAGGGTCAGTACACGGCGGCGGCCGCCACGGTGCCGGAAGGAGATTTCTATCTGGGCAATCTGGCCGCCGCCGGAGGACAGGACGCCGCCGCTTTGGAGTATTACCGCAAAGCGCAGCCGGACATGCCTGACGACCCGCATTTGAACAACAACCTGGCCTGGGTGCTCTGCCGCTTGGGCGAGAAGAACAACGACAAAAAACAGTTGCAGGAGGCCGCTGTCCTGGCCCGCAAGGCTCTGGCCGCCGCGCCGCCTGAACTGAAGCCTCTTTGCGAGGATACCCTGCGCCATGCGCAACGGGTTCTGCGCGGCGAAGCTCCCACGGAGAATTCCTTGCCTCCGCCGCGACGGCGGCGGGCGCGGCAGGATGACAACCTGCCCGGCGCAACGGCTCCGGTCGCCGTCGGTCCGGGCACGCCGTCCGGAGGCGCGGCTGCGGCCCGTCCCGCGCCAATGACGCCGTCCGCGCCGCATCAGCCCGCACTCACCCGGCCCGGCGCCGTCCGACTTAGTCGTGGGCAGGAGCGGAGCCCATCATAAATAAGGGCTTGTTCCCGCAGAACAGAAACAAAAGCGGGGACCGGATTGCCGGTCCCCGCTTCGCGCGTTCAGAACAGCGCCGCGCTCAGCGCAGGCCCAGATCGCGCAGCAGATTGGCCACGGCCATATGCCCCATCTGCTCGGTGGCCCCGGCCGTGGACGAGGAGCAGTGCGAGCCCATGACCAGATTGTCCAGCGTATACCAGGCCGGGTCCGCCGGGGGTTCCTGCTCAAAGACGTCCAGGCCCGCGCCGTAGATGCGTCCTTCCTGCAGGGCGGCCAGCAGCGCGGCCTCGTCAATGAGCCCGCCGCGCGCCGTGTTGATGAGTATGGCGGTTTTTTTCATGACGGACAGGCGCTCGGCGTTGATCAGGTTGCGGGTTTCCTCCGTGAGCACCGTATGCAGGCTGATGAAATCGGCTTCGCGGCAGATGCGGTCCACATCGGCCCGTTCGATGCCGTTTTCGCGGGCGTAGGCTTCGTCCCAGACCACGTCGTGGGCCAGAATTTTCATGTCGAAGCCGCGCGCCCGGCGGGCCACGCATTTGCCGATGGCCCCCAGGCCCACAATGCCCAGCGTTCTGCCGTAGAGGTCGATGCCGGTGATCTTGCTCCAGTCCTTATCGCGGCAGCGCCGGTCGATGAGCGCCGCCTTGCGGGCCACGGCCAGCATCAGGGTCAGGGCGTAGTCCGCCACGGCATTGCTGTTGGCCCCCACGGTGCGCGAGACGGCGATGCCGCGCGCCTTGCAGGCCTCCAGGTCAATATTGTCCAGGCCCACGCCGTACTTGGCGATGGCGCGCAGCTTCGGCGCGGCGGCCAGCACGGCGGCGTTCATGGGGTCCACGCCCAGAATGACGCCCTCACAGGGGGCCAGTTTTTCCTTGACGGCCGCCTCGGAGAGGATGCCGCCGCTGTCGTTGCGGATGATTTCCAGCCCGGCGTCGCGCAGGATGTCAAAAAGCTCGGGATTGTTTTTGCCGAAGGAACGGGGTGTAACAAGAATCTTCACTGAATGCGCTCCTCTCGAGTGTGTTGCGCCTGAAATTGCGCGTTGCGCCAACGCTATCCCAAGAAGCGGATTTGTCAATGCGGCGGTTTTGCGCGCTTGCCCTGGCGCGTCTGCCCGTCCGTCTTGACTTTGCGGTGTTCATTCCATATTATTTTTATAATAGATTAGTATTTTTTACGTTTTTATGGCTCGGGAGTCCGTGTGGTTCTACTGGAAAAAATCAAGGAGTCGGCCATTTCCGTCATTCCGGTGATGCTGGTGGTCTGTCTGCTGCATCTCACGGCAGCTCCTCTGGGCGATGCTCTGGCGGAATTTCTGGTGGGCGGCGTTCTGCTGATTCTCGGGTTGAGCGTTTTTTTGCTGGGCGCGGACATCGGCGTAGTGCCCGTGGGCCAGAAGGCCGGTTCGGCCCTGACCTCCCGCCGCAATCTGCCCCTGCTTCTGGGCGCGGGCTTTGTGATCGGTTTTTTCATTACCGTGGCCGAGCCGGACGTGCATGTGCTGGCCCAGCAGGTTTCCGCCGTGGACCCGGGCATATCCCGCTCCATGCTGGTAGGCATGATCGCCGTGGGCGTGGGCCTGTTCGTGGCCATCGCCATGGGCCGGATCATTTTTCAGATTCCGCTCAGGCTGTTGCTTCTGCTTTTCTATCTGCTGATCTTCGGCTGCGCGGTCCTGACC of Desulfovibrio porci contains these proteins:
- a CDS encoding phosphoglycerate dehydrogenase, translated to MKILVTPRSFGKNNPELFDILRDAGLEIIRNDSGGILSEAAVKEKLAPCEGVILGVDPMNAAVLAAAPKLRAIAKYGVGLDNIDLEACKARGIAVSRTVGANSNAVADYALTLMLAVARKAALIDRRCRDKDWSKITGIDLYGRTLGIVGLGAIGKCVARRARGFDMKILAHDVVWDEAYARENGIERADVDRICREADFISLHTVLTEETRNLINAERLSVMKKTAILINTARGGLIDEAALLAALQEGRIYGAGLDVFEQEPPADPAWYTLDNLVMGSHCSSSTAGATEQMGHMAVANLLRDLGLR
- a CDS encoding PA2779 family protein, giving the protein MSMCLFRVAALLLIPLLAMSPRAVAGFIPTLHNLSDEGARRLEAARQDLEGRIVRQYLMARGQKEEAAAGTVAGMSDKQRRRTIDVDIPRYIKGNSGDALLILLGILLVGGVVLGAALGGGSSQCDDDDYHRNYCCP
- a CDS encoding tetratricopeptide repeat protein, which codes for MRISLNSLGRLAGGALLLCCAACGPHYLSDPLTPEEHLTLGKAYEARGENERAQGQYTAAAATVPEGDFYLGNLAAAGGQDAAALEYYRKAQPDMPDDPHLNNNLAWVLCRLGEKNNDKKQLQEAAVLARKALAAAPPELKPLCEDTLRHAQRVLRGEAPTENSLPPPRRRRARQDDNLPGATAPVAVGPGTPSGGAAAARPAPMTPSAPHQPALTRPGAVRLSRGQERSPS